In Candidatus Effluviviaceae Genus V sp., the following proteins share a genomic window:
- a CDS encoding 1-acyl-sn-glycerol-3-phosphate acyltransferase, translating into MRFHYRIGWTLARLLAKLLWGFRTEGSGGIPGDGPVLLASNHISGWDPLLVGLGCPRETHFLAKEELFRNPFLGWLIRTYNAIPVRRGASDRRALRRAVSVLERGGVMLMFPEGTRSRDGRLGKGRPGAAWVAAAAGAAMVPVWITGSRDLAVAFRRKRLLLVRYGRPIAPREDGDYRALAEEVMAAIRELATGTVTV; encoded by the coding sequence GTGAGGTTCCACTACAGGATCGGCTGGACGCTCGCGCGATTGCTTGCGAAGCTGCTCTGGGGCTTCAGAACCGAGGGCAGCGGCGGCATCCCGGGGGACGGTCCGGTCCTTCTGGCAAGCAATCACATCTCGGGCTGGGATCCGCTGCTCGTCGGACTCGGATGCCCTCGGGAGACGCACTTCCTCGCGAAGGAGGAGCTCTTCCGTAATCCGTTCCTGGGATGGCTCATCAGGACATACAACGCCATCCCCGTCCGGCGCGGCGCGTCCGACAGGCGGGCGCTCAGACGGGCCGTCTCGGTCCTCGAGCGGGGCGGCGTGATGCTGATGTTCCCGGAGGGAACGCGGAGCAGGGACGGACGGCTCGGGAAAGGACGTCCCGGCGCGGCCTGGGTGGCTGCGGCCGCGGGTGCTGCGATGGTCCCGGTCTGGATCACCGGCTCGAGGGACCTCGCCGTGGCCTTCAGAAGGAAGAGACTGCTCCTTGTGAGGTACGGACGGCCGATCGCCCCGCGAGAGGACGGCGACTACAGGGCTCTCGCCGAAGAGGTGATGGCGGCCATCCGGGAGCTGGCAACGGGTACGGTGACGGTATGA
- the ispH gene encoding 4-hydroxy-3-methylbut-2-enyl diphosphate reductase — MTVEVAPGAGFCFGVKRALRLAFEAARGGDGRVVTLGPIIHNPQVVERLEEEGLRVVNDLDEIETGTLVVRSHGLPASVLEEARRKGLTIVDATCPFVKQVQDRAKELEQEGYLVVVVGEEDHPEVLSITGSLEKQALVVDGPGGLAGIDGAERVGVVCQTTQPPERLRSVVEALLAVAPEVRVYNTICEATFERQANALELAKRADVMLVVGGRNSANTRRLWELCREAGSRAYHIETADEFQPSWLEDAGTVGITGGASTPQWIIDELVCAVESAMASGGTGGGTPPSVGSS; from the coding sequence ATGACGGTCGAGGTCGCTCCCGGCGCGGGGTTCTGTTTCGGCGTCAAGCGTGCGCTCCGGCTCGCCTTCGAGGCGGCGAGAGGCGGAGACGGGCGGGTCGTCACGCTCGGGCCGATCATTCACAACCCGCAGGTCGTCGAGAGGCTCGAGGAGGAGGGACTCCGGGTCGTCAACGACCTGGACGAGATCGAGACCGGGACGCTGGTGGTCAGATCGCACGGCCTGCCGGCGTCGGTTCTCGAGGAGGCGCGACGCAAGGGTCTCACGATCGTCGATGCCACGTGCCCGTTCGTCAAGCAGGTGCAGGACCGGGCCAAGGAGCTGGAGCAGGAGGGCTACCTCGTCGTCGTGGTTGGAGAGGAGGACCATCCGGAGGTCCTCTCCATCACCGGCAGTCTGGAGAAGCAGGCGCTCGTGGTCGACGGGCCGGGCGGCCTCGCCGGCATCGATGGGGCGGAGCGCGTTGGTGTCGTCTGTCAGACGACGCAGCCGCCGGAGCGACTGCGCTCGGTCGTCGAGGCTCTGCTGGCGGTCGCGCCCGAGGTCAGGGTGTACAACACGATCTGCGAGGCGACGTTCGAGCGACAGGCGAACGCGCTCGAACTGGCGAAGCGTGCCGACGTGATGCTGGTCGTCGGCGGAAGGAACAGTGCCAACACAAGGCGTCTATGGGAGCTCTGTCGCGAGGCGGGCTCGCGCGCTTATCACATAGAGACGGCCGACGAGTTCCAGCCCTCGTGGCTCGAGGACGCCGGGACCGTTGGGATAACGGGAGGCGCATCGACACCGCAGTGGATCATCGATGAACTGGTGTGCGCGGTCGAGAGCGCCATGGCCTCCGGAGGAACCGGAGGAGGAACGCCGCCCTCAGTCGGCAGCAGTTGA
- a CDS encoding 30S ribosomal protein S1: MVEDKDRIESQDTTNEDATAGTETAKTDEPAEPRQDDTTAETASAESGTETQETATETAVQDPEAIESAVATPDELPDEALEAAEKVTTAIEVSDDELEELGYTREEYEAMAEMYESTLRSIDEGELVKGRVLSVNENEVMVDIGFKSEGRIPIEEFTEPDEIKPGDEISVLLEATEDQDGEVRVSKRKADFLQVWDKIKEAHDDQSIVEGVPKRRIKGGLKVDLFGVEAFLPGSQVALRRIPNLEDMLGKRLRFRILKVNKRRRNIVISRRVVLEDERQSMKEELLKELEVGQTRQGVVKNITDFGAFVDLGGIDGLLHITDMSWGRIRHPSELVAIGDELTVKVLSFDPERERISLGLKQLMEYPWENVEDEFPVNSKVRGKVVSITDYGAFIELKEGVEGLVHISEMSWTQHIRHPSKILGIGDIVEVKVLNVNKPEEKISLSLKRTESDPWQDLDTKYPVGTRIEGRVRNLTDFGAFVQLEEGMDGLVHISDMSWTKRIKHPSEVVHRGEKVEVMVLGIDKDRHRISLGIKQCQENPWPEIAEKYAVGTHVDGKVSRIHKSGIVVEIPEDIEGFVPMSHLALPDISRVEARFAPGDTIPLEVIEVSPENRRIVLSVKTYMEKQPEETLQEYIAAHEVRSELLEPSEGEEKADDSGKKPEEKSEGDSEEKPEDEKPEGDSEEKPEDEKPEGEAEEKPEEKPEGDSEEKPEEKPEGDSEEKPEEKSEGDSEEKPEEKSEGEADEKPEEKSEGEAEKKPEEKPEGDSEEKPEDEKPEDDSEEKPEEEKPEGDSEEKPEEEKKTL, translated from the coding sequence ATGGTCGAGGACAAGGACAGAATCGAGTCACAGGACACGACGAACGAGGACGCGACGGCAGGCACGGAGACCGCGAAGACGGACGAGCCGGCCGAGCCGAGGCAGGACGACACGACGGCCGAGACCGCTTCTGCGGAGAGCGGCACCGAGACGCAGGAGACAGCGACGGAGACGGCCGTGCAGGATCCTGAGGCCATCGAGAGCGCCGTCGCGACGCCCGACGAGCTCCCCGACGAGGCGCTGGAAGCGGCCGAGAAGGTCACGACGGCCATCGAGGTCTCGGACGATGAGCTCGAGGAGCTCGGCTACACGCGCGAAGAGTACGAGGCAATGGCCGAGATGTACGAGTCGACCCTCCGCTCGATCGACGAGGGTGAGCTCGTGAAGGGCCGCGTGCTCTCGGTCAACGAGAACGAGGTGATGGTCGACATCGGCTTCAAGTCCGAGGGCCGGATCCCGATCGAGGAGTTCACGGAGCCCGACGAGATCAAGCCGGGCGACGAGATCAGCGTGCTGCTCGAGGCGACCGAGGACCAGGACGGCGAGGTACGCGTCTCGAAGCGCAAGGCCGACTTCCTGCAGGTCTGGGACAAGATCAAGGAAGCGCACGACGACCAGTCGATCGTCGAGGGCGTGCCGAAGCGCAGGATCAAGGGCGGCCTCAAGGTCGACCTGTTCGGCGTCGAGGCGTTCCTGCCGGGCTCGCAGGTCGCGCTCAGGAGGATCCCGAACCTCGAGGACATGCTCGGGAAGAGGCTCCGCTTCCGCATCCTCAAGGTCAACAAGCGCCGCCGGAATATCGTCATCTCGCGCCGCGTCGTGCTCGAAGACGAGCGCCAGAGCATGAAGGAAGAGCTCCTCAAGGAACTCGAGGTCGGACAGACCAGACAGGGCGTCGTGAAGAACATCACGGACTTCGGCGCCTTCGTGGACCTGGGCGGCATCGACGGACTGCTTCACATCACCGACATGAGCTGGGGACGCATCCGGCATCCCTCAGAGCTCGTGGCCATCGGCGACGAACTGACCGTCAAGGTCCTCTCGTTCGACCCTGAACGGGAGCGCATCTCGCTCGGTCTGAAGCAGCTCATGGAGTACCCGTGGGAGAACGTCGAGGACGAGTTCCCGGTCAACTCGAAGGTCCGCGGGAAGGTCGTGTCGATCACCGATTACGGCGCGTTCATCGAGCTCAAGGAGGGTGTCGAGGGACTGGTCCACATCTCCGAGATGTCGTGGACGCAGCACATCCGTCACCCCTCGAAGATACTGGGCATCGGTGACATCGTCGAGGTGAAGGTCCTGAACGTCAACAAGCCGGAGGAGAAGATCTCCCTGTCGCTCAAGCGGACGGAGAGCGATCCCTGGCAGGACCTCGACACGAAGTACCCCGTCGGAACACGGATCGAGGGACGCGTCCGGAACCTCACGGACTTCGGCGCGTTCGTCCAGCTTGAGGAGGGCATGGACGGTCTCGTCCACATCTCCGACATGTCCTGGACGAAGCGGATCAAGCATCCGAGCGAGGTCGTGCACCGCGGCGAAAAGGTCGAGGTCATGGTCCTCGGGATCGACAAGGACCGACACAGGATCTCCCTGGGCATCAAGCAGTGCCAGGAGAATCCCTGGCCCGAGATCGCCGAGAAGTACGCTGTCGGAACGCACGTGGACGGAAAGGTCTCCCGCATCCACAAATCCGGCATCGTCGTGGAGATCCCCGAGGACATCGAGGGCTTCGTGCCGATGTCACATCTGGCCCTGCCCGATATCTCGCGGGTCGAGGCGCGCTTCGCTCCGGGCGACACGATACCGCTCGAGGTGATCGAGGTCTCGCCTGAAAACCGGCGGATCGTCCTGTCGGTCAAGACCTACATGGAGAAGCAGCCCGAGGAGACGCTTCAGGAGTACATCGCGGCGCACGAGGTGCGCTCCGAGCTCCTCGAGCCGAGTGAGGGCGAGGAGAAGGCCGACGACAGCGGGAAGAAGCCCGAGGAGAAGTCTGAGGGCGACTCCGAAGAGAAGCCCGAGGACGAGAAGCCTGAGGGCGACTCCGAAGAGAAGCCCGAGGACGAGAAGCCTGAGGGCGAAGCCGAGGAGAAGCCCGAGGAGAAGCCTGAGGGCGATTCCGAGGAGAAGCCCGAGGAGAAGCCTGAGGGCGATTCCGAGGAGAAGCCCGAGGAGAAGTCTGAGGGCGATTCCGAGGAGAAGCCCGAGGAGAAGTCTGAGGGCGAGGCCGACGAGAAGCCCGAGGAGAAGTCTGAGGGCGAAGCCGAGAAGAAGCCCGAGGAGAAGCCTGAGGGCGATTCCGAGGAGAAGCCCGAAGACGAGAAGCCTGAGGACGACTCCGAGGAGAAGCCCGAGGAAGAGAAGCCTGAGGGCGATTCCGAAGAGAAACCCGAGGAAGAGAAGAAGACCCTGTAG
- the mtaB gene encoding tRNA (N(6)-L-threonylcarbamoyladenosine(37)-C(2))-methylthiotransferase MtaB, producing the protein MDRRRRPTVSLTTVGCKLNQYESEGLADGFERAGFRVVPSGDRADVCVVNTCTVTTRSDYRSRQMLRRGARVSDVVVATGCYAEREPGSLARMPEVRLIVGNGSKNRLVELVSELLDGGPVDRIHHEPVSTSCDGYDVSTFRGHTRAFIKIQDGCDHRCSYCAVPDARGPSRSRPTAEILDQVARLAGAGYREVVLTGVHIGCFEDGIEAGSALARLVEQVVDVEGIERVRLGSVEPTELLPDLAELIVREERVCPHLHIPLQSGSDRVLKAMGRRYDSASYIDNVRLVTDELPFCGFGADVMVGFPGETDEDFAETVEVIESLPFTYLHVFSYSPRAGTEAARRSDQVPGVEKRRRSRQLRELSRRRSLSFRRSLIGRKLSVLFEDREGPAPGLATGLSENYVRIDAPGGPELANRLGEVEIIEADGEATRGAVLESTLR; encoded by the coding sequence ATGGACCGCCGACGACGGCCGACCGTCTCGCTGACGACGGTCGGATGCAAGCTCAACCAGTACGAGAGCGAGGGGCTGGCGGACGGGTTCGAACGGGCCGGGTTCCGCGTCGTGCCGTCCGGCGACCGGGCCGACGTCTGCGTCGTCAACACGTGCACGGTGACGACGCGAAGCGACTACCGCTCCCGTCAGATGCTCCGGAGAGGAGCGCGAGTGAGCGACGTCGTGGTTGCCACCGGCTGCTACGCGGAGCGCGAGCCCGGCTCTCTGGCCCGGATGCCCGAGGTCAGGCTCATTGTCGGCAACGGCTCCAAGAACAGACTGGTCGAGCTGGTGTCCGAGCTGCTCGACGGAGGGCCGGTCGACCGCATCCACCATGAGCCGGTCAGCACCTCCTGTGATGGGTACGATGTCTCGACATTCCGTGGACACACGCGGGCGTTCATCAAGATCCAGGACGGCTGCGACCATCGCTGCTCATACTGCGCGGTCCCCGACGCGCGCGGCCCGTCGAGGAGTCGTCCGACGGCGGAGATCCTCGACCAGGTCGCTCGGCTGGCGGGCGCGGGATACAGAGAGGTCGTCCTGACAGGCGTCCACATCGGCTGCTTCGAGGACGGGATCGAAGCGGGCTCGGCGCTCGCGCGCCTCGTGGAACAGGTGGTCGACGTCGAGGGCATCGAGCGCGTCAGACTCGGATCCGTCGAGCCGACGGAGCTCCTGCCCGATCTGGCGGAGCTCATCGTGCGCGAGGAGAGGGTCTGCCCGCACCTCCACATTCCGCTGCAGAGCGGCTCGGACAGGGTCCTGAAGGCGATGGGGCGGCGCTACGACAGCGCGTCCTACATCGACAACGTTCGCCTCGTAACGGACGAGCTCCCGTTCTGCGGCTTCGGCGCCGACGTGATGGTCGGGTTTCCCGGCGAGACCGACGAGGACTTCGCCGAGACGGTCGAGGTCATCGAGAGCCTGCCGTTCACGTATCTTCACGTCTTCTCCTACTCGCCCCGCGCCGGCACGGAAGCGGCGCGCAGGAGCGACCAGGTCCCCGGCGTTGAGAAGCGGAGGAGGAGCAGACAGCTGCGCGAGCTCTCGAGGCGCCGTTCGCTGTCCTTTCGCCGTTCGCTCATCGGCAGGAAGCTCAGCGTTCTGTTCGAGGACAGGGAGGGACCGGCTCCCGGGCTCGCCACGGGCCTCTCCGAGAACTACGTCCGGATCGACGCACCGGGCGGCCCGGAGCTCGCAAACCGCCTGGGCGAGGTGGAGATCATAGAGGCCGACGGCGAGGCGACGCGGGGCGCCGTCCTGGAGTCCACGCTGCGATAG
- the miaB gene encoding tRNA (N6-isopentenyl adenosine(37)-C2)-methylthiotransferase MiaB — translation MNEYDSKLIRESLRLHGHSLVSSPERADAVVVNTCSVRERAEMRVLGRLRHLRGLAPPDAVVAVVGCVAQRLGSELFELTPVDLVVGTDGYGRLPELLRAARDERCLWTPVYRRDPYDERDAPVTAGIREFVAVMRGCDNYCTYCIVPFVRGRERSRTANSVLREVGRLTALGTKDITLLGQNVNSYRDGDADFPELLRRVAAVPGLERLRFATSHPKDLSDELIETIASTGAVCEHIHLPVQSGSDRVLASMGRSYDRERYRALVRTIRERVPDVALTTDIIVGFPGETADDYEETVSLMEEVRFDSAFMFRYSVRSGTAAADLADDVPEEEKIARLERIIELQKGITWRINEGLVGQRVEVLCEGPSQRDNDVLFGRTRQNKAVVFSGRADVGELVDVTVREASAWTLRGVVSDRSA, via the coding sequence ATGAACGAGTATGACTCGAAGCTGATCCGCGAGAGTCTCCGGCTCCATGGACACAGTCTCGTCTCGAGCCCGGAGCGGGCCGACGCCGTCGTCGTCAACACATGCAGCGTCCGGGAACGGGCCGAGATGCGCGTCCTCGGGCGGCTCCGGCATCTGCGCGGGCTGGCCCCGCCGGACGCCGTCGTCGCGGTGGTCGGGTGCGTGGCGCAGCGACTGGGTTCCGAGCTCTTCGAACTGACGCCGGTCGACCTGGTCGTCGGTACCGACGGATACGGCCGTCTTCCCGAGCTTCTCCGGGCCGCGCGCGACGAACGGTGCCTCTGGACGCCGGTCTACCGCCGGGATCCCTACGACGAACGCGACGCGCCAGTGACGGCGGGTATCAGAGAGTTCGTCGCTGTGATGAGGGGCTGCGACAACTACTGCACCTACTGCATCGTCCCGTTCGTGCGCGGCCGCGAGAGGAGCCGCACGGCGAACTCGGTCCTGCGTGAGGTCGGCCGCCTGACCGCGCTCGGGACGAAGGACATCACGCTCCTCGGGCAGAACGTCAACTCCTACCGCGACGGAGACGCGGACTTCCCGGAGCTCCTCCGCCGCGTCGCGGCCGTCCCGGGACTCGAACGGCTGCGATTCGCCACGTCGCATCCCAAGGATCTCTCGGACGAGCTCATCGAGACGATCGCCTCGACGGGTGCCGTCTGCGAACACATCCACCTGCCGGTCCAGTCCGGCTCCGACCGGGTCCTCGCCTCGATGGGGCGTTCATACGATCGGGAACGGTATCGAGCGCTCGTCCGCACGATCCGCGAGCGTGTTCCCGATGTCGCGCTGACGACCGACATCATTGTCGGGTTCCCGGGAGAGACCGCGGACGACTACGAGGAGACGGTCTCCCTGATGGAGGAGGTCCGTTTCGACTCCGCCTTCATGTTCCGCTACTCGGTCCGGTCAGGCACCGCCGCTGCGGACCTCGCGGACGATGTACCGGAAGAGGAGAAGATAGCGCGCCTCGAGCGGATCATAGAGCTGCAGAAGGGCATCACCTGGCGCATCAACGAGGGTCTCGTCGGTCAGCGGGTCGAGGTGCTCTGCGAGGGCCCGAGTCAGCGGGACAACGACGTCCTCTTCGGAAGAACCCGTCAGAACAAGGCCGTCGTCTTCAGCGGCCGGGCCGACGTCGGAGAGCTCGTGGATGTCACCGTTCGCGAGGCGTCCGCATGGACGCTTCGCGGCGTCGTGAGCGACCGTTCAGCCTGA
- a CDS encoding DUF1049 domain-containing protein yields the protein MWVLRMLLILILVVAITWFAMINSGERATISLGTAELTFEDVPLVLLLFEAFVVGAVVWFFVSIFHEVTLRRRMRALQRENKDLQQEIAGLRNISLDGIETDAEDDV from the coding sequence GTGTGGGTCCTGAGAATGCTCCTCATCCTCATCCTCGTCGTGGCCATCACGTGGTTCGCCATGATCAACAGCGGTGAGAGAGCGACTATCTCGCTCGGCACCGCGGAGCTGACGTTCGAAGACGTGCCTCTGGTCCTGCTGCTCTTCGAAGCGTTCGTCGTCGGTGCCGTCGTCTGGTTCTTCGTCTCGATCTTCCACGAGGTCACGCTGCGCCGCCGCATGCGCGCGCTTCAGCGAGAGAACAAGGACCTTCAGCAGGAGATCGCCGGTCTCAGGAACATCTCGCTGGACGGCATCGAGACCGATGCGGAGGACGACGTCTAG
- a CDS encoding tetratricopeptide repeat protein translates to MNAFALTAVVVAAAIILFAWRIAALRRSRAALEDSTPYRLGIDAMIRGDREEAVRHLTAAVREDPRNVDAYIKLGNLLREQGRARQAVQVHRELLVKRRLSKTVRNEIMRNLALDLRQESRWREVLESVAALDRSSRSDPEIIEMTRDAYEATGEYERAREAHKELLKTGAVGPELGVYRAHLALLALRAGDTARARSEFRAALKESPEGAALANVHLGDIAAAEGDTDRAIAYWMKIVTDRPECAFTVFERLEKAFFEVGDFGRMMGIYEDVVTRAPTSTHALIGLSRMLERKGSIDDAVRTAREAVKHEGESLTGHRRLSELLVRQERFEEAARAADQLLERLASDGRTCPTCGASTEEGAWRCPACRAWIDAC, encoded by the coding sequence GTGAACGCGTTCGCTCTGACAGCGGTCGTCGTCGCGGCGGCCATCATCCTCTTCGCGTGGCGCATCGCGGCGCTGCGGCGCTCGCGCGCGGCCCTCGAGGATTCGACCCCGTACCGGCTGGGCATCGATGCCATGATCCGGGGCGACCGGGAGGAGGCAGTCAGGCATCTGACCGCCGCCGTCCGTGAGGATCCCAGGAACGTCGATGCCTACATCAAGCTCGGGAACCTGCTCCGGGAACAGGGGCGGGCGCGCCAGGCAGTTCAGGTCCACCGGGAGCTCCTCGTCAAGCGCCGCCTCTCGAAGACCGTGCGGAACGAGATCATGCGGAACCTCGCCCTGGATCTCAGGCAGGAGAGCCGCTGGCGAGAGGTCCTCGAGAGCGTGGCGGCCCTCGACCGCTCGAGCCGGAGCGACCCCGAGATCATCGAGATGACGCGCGATGCCTACGAGGCGACGGGGGAGTACGAGCGGGCACGAGAGGCGCACAAGGAGCTTCTGAAGACCGGCGCCGTCGGCCCGGAACTCGGTGTCTACCGCGCGCATCTCGCACTGCTTGCTCTCAGGGCCGGCGACACGGCGCGGGCGCGTTCCGAGTTCAGAGCCGCGCTCAAGGAGAGCCCCGAAGGTGCCGCGCTGGCGAACGTCCACCTCGGGGACATCGCCGCCGCCGAGGGCGACACGGACCGCGCGATCGCCTACTGGATGAAGATCGTCACCGACCGGCCGGAGTGCGCATTCACCGTGTTCGAGAGACTCGAGAAGGCGTTCTTCGAGGTCGGCGACTTCGGCAGAATGATGGGGATCTACGAGGACGTCGTCACCCGCGCGCCGACGAGCACGCACGCGCTCATCGGTCTCTCGAGGATGCTCGAGCGTAAGGGCTCGATCGACGACGCGGTCAGAACCGCCCGGGAGGCCGTGAAGCACGAGGGCGAGTCGCTCACCGGTCACAGACGCCTGAGCGAGCTCCTGGTGCGCCAGGAGCGCTTCGAGGAGGCCGCCCGCGCAGCGGACCAGCTGCTTGAACGTCTCGCCTCCGACGGCAGGACCTGCCCGACCTGCGGCGCGTCGACCGAGGAAGGAGCGTGGCGCTGTCCCGCCTGCCGCGCTTGGATCGATGCCTGCTGA
- a CDS encoding tetratricopeptide repeat protein, producing the protein MPADIRTCVTGLVAAALVAALVVSSPAEPTAREAVARARALERSGRPDEARTYLSELTASDDRLAEEASVLLELARLTADVDTLTTLLDAALDAARRPEEIAAAHMMRGDLLFARGRYTAAAEEYARADRSAPAFRPGAAEFRRAESLLAARDGSAALDAFTTIAEAPGTLEEIRPRAELGAARALLELGRHEEAARSFEKVAAEYPDGDVRLLALSGAAEARAQIGDHAAATELLSSLVEEYPGTFHATLALERLSRPAPPDTASADTTSPSNESR; encoded by the coding sequence ATGCCTGCTGACATCCGGACATGCGTCACAGGTCTCGTCGCCGCCGCTCTCGTGGCGGCGCTCGTCGTGTCGTCCCCGGCGGAACCGACGGCGCGTGAGGCCGTGGCCAGAGCGCGCGCCCTCGAGCGTTCGGGACGTCCCGATGAGGCCAGAACGTATCTGTCGGAGCTGACGGCATCGGACGACAGGCTGGCCGAGGAGGCCTCGGTCCTCCTGGAGCTGGCCCGGCTGACGGCCGACGTCGACACCCTGACCACGCTTCTCGACGCAGCTCTGGATGCGGCGCGGAGACCGGAGGAGATCGCGGCGGCGCATATGATGCGCGGCGACCTGCTGTTCGCCCGCGGCCGGTACACGGCCGCTGCCGAGGAGTACGCCCGGGCCGACCGGTCTGCGCCGGCCTTCCGGCCCGGAGCCGCCGAGTTCAGACGTGCGGAGAGCCTGCTGGCAGCCAGGGACGGCTCTGCCGCGCTCGACGCGTTCACGACCATCGCGGAGGCCCCCGGCACGCTGGAGGAGATCCGCCCCCGGGCCGAGCTCGGGGCGGCGAGGGCGCTCCTCGAGCTTGGACGCCACGAGGAGGCGGCCAGGTCGTTCGAGAAGGTGGCGGCCGAGTATCCCGACGGCGATGTGAGGCTGCTCGCGCTCTCAGGCGCCGCCGAGGCGCGGGCACAGATCGGGGACCATGCCGCGGCGACCGAGCTGCTGTCGTCGCTGGTCGAGGAGTACCCGGGGACCTTCCACGCAACACTGGCGCTGGAGCGGCTCTCCCGCCCGGCCCCGCCCGACACAGCATCAGCCGACACGACATCGCCGTCGAACGAGTCCCGCTGA